A genomic stretch from Empedobacter stercoris includes:
- a CDS encoding DUF6452 family protein, with product MKKFQSILTISILSILTSFVIYSCEDDDICTDEGEVPRMVVDMYYNIDKTTKLEDTIFYWAYVLKDSIPTGTSKDTLLIDQGSVNMKSSFATPIRQNKQKEIYYTVAQGKDREVKDPITGQVIETIKAKRDRLVLTYDTIGNAYTSKACGFGLTFQGVNVKLVTKSESSAGNWIKGIETVNTEIKDGSTTIIKLFADERN from the coding sequence ATGAAAAAGTTTCAATCTATTTTAACCATTTCAATCCTCTCTATTTTAACAAGTTTTGTTATCTATAGTTGCGAAGATGATGATATTTGTACAGATGAAGGCGAAGTGCCACGTATGGTTGTAGACATGTATTACAACATTGATAAAACAACAAAATTAGAAGATACAATTTTCTATTGGGCCTATGTTTTAAAAGATTCTATTCCTACAGGAACAAGCAAAGACACTCTATTAATTGATCAAGGTTCTGTCAATATGAAATCGAGTTTTGCTACGCCAATTCGTCAGAATAAGCAAAAAGAAATTTATTATACTGTTGCGCAAGGAAAAGATAGAGAAGTTAAAGATCCTATTACGGGGCAAGTTATTGAAACAATTAAAGCAAAACGAGATCGTTTGGTTTTAACTTACGATACAATTGGAAATGCTTATACGTCTAAAGCATGCGGTTTTGGATTAACTTTTCAAGGAGTTAATGTAAAATTGGTAACCAAAAGTGAAAGTAGCGCTGGAAATTGGATTAAAGGAATAGAAACTGTAAATACTGAAATAAAAGATGGTTCGACAACTATTATTAAGCTTTTTGCTGACGAGCGCAACTAA